In Melopsittacus undulatus isolate bMelUnd1 chromosome 6, bMelUnd1.mat.Z, whole genome shotgun sequence, the following proteins share a genomic window:
- the ZC3H12B gene encoding probable ribonuclease ZC3H12B, producing MTAWSMVGKLKMEKRHSRGDRNVEQDAGECSAESEEWTSSESEPEQPYFRSSCSNTQWREKEVSTKPHRPLCRSPCLDRPSFSQSSITQDLKLDECKTNLDKEYQAKMDFALKLGYAGDQIQAVLNKLGADALINDVLAELVRLGNKSESEGQSSASSTTSTLVPRGPCPKEIASPELSLEDEVVDNSDNLRPIVIDGSNVAMSHGNKEGFSCRGIQLAVDWFLEKGHKDITVFVPAWRKEQSRPDAPITDQEILRKLEKEKILVFTPSRRVQGRRVVCYDDRFIVKLAFDSDGIIVSNDNYRDLQNEKPEWKKFIEERLLMYSFVNDKFMPPDDPLGRHGPSLENFLRKRPVIPEHKKQPCPYGKKCTYGHKCKYYHPERANQPQRSVADELRISAKLSAVKTMSEGALAKCGTGPSSSKGEISSEVKRIAPKRQSDPSIRSVAVEPEEKLSIARKSEASSVPSLVSALSVPTLPPPKSHAAGALNTRSASSPVPGSSQFMHQKSSLEHMSSVQYPPILVTNSHGTSVSYTDQYPKYESLGDHGYYSLLSDFSNLSISSIRNTDYYGADMDQGMYSRNSSPCPDNCLSHTSNDSYSSYNDLYLGVADASSEDNVKIHRLPSQNRLQPFSHGYHEALNRAQSYGSEEPKQSLRKQSVSHLGLHAQHPVVGARSSCPGEYPVPQNVHPSTAQPSRALVMTRMDSISDSRLYESNPTRQRRPPLCREQHASWDPLPCASDSYTYHSYPLSNNLMQPCYEPVMVRSMPEKMEQLWRNPWIGICGEPREPHIIPEHQYQTYKNLCNIFPPSIVLSVMEKNPHMTDAQQLAAMIVAKLRTGR from the exons ATGACGGCCTGGTCTATGGTAGGGAAGCTGAAAATGGAGAAGAGGCACTCCAGAGGAGACAGAAATGTGGAACAAGATGCTGGGGAATGCAGTGCTGAATCTGAGGAATGGACGAGCTCAGAAAGTGAACCTGAGCAACCGTACTTCAGAAGCAGCTGTAGCAATACTCAGTGGAGAGAAAAGGAGGTTTCCACTAAACCACATCGGCCACTCTGTCGCTCCCCTTGCTTGGATCGCCCAAGTTTTTCACAGAGCAGTATCACACAAGACTTGAAGCTAGATGAATGCAAAACAAATTTGGACAAGGAATACCAAGCTAAAATGGATTTTGCTTTAAAGCTTGGGTATGCAGGAGATCAGATCCAGGCTGTACTGAataaactgggagcagatgCACTCATCAATGATGTTCTGGCAGAGCTTGTGAGACTTGGCAACAAAAGTGAATCAGAGGGACAAAGCAGTGCCAGCAGTACCACCAGTACTCTGGTGCCAAGAGGCCCTTGCCCAAAGGAAATAGCAAGCCCTGAACTGTCACTTGAAGATGAAGTTGTGGATAACAGCGATAACCTGAGGCCAATTGTCATTGATGGAAGCAATGTGGCTATGAG CCATGGGAATAAAGAAGGCTTTTCCTGTCGGGGGATTCAACTAGCTGTGGATTGGTTTCTGGAGAAAGGACATAAAGATATCACTGTGTTTGTACCTGCGTGGAGGAAAGAACAGTCTCGACCTGATGCACCAATTACAG ATCAAGAAATCCTACGTAAattggagaaagagaaaatcctTGTTTTCACCCCATCTCGAAGAGTTCAGGGAAGAAGAGTGGTTTGCTATGATGACCGATTCATAGTGAAGCTTGCTTTCGACTCGGATGGTATCATCGTATCCAATGACAACTATCGGGATCTTCAGAATGAAAAACCAGAATGGAAGAAGTTCATAGAGGAGCGGCTGCTGATGTATTCTTTTGTGAATGACAA GTTTATGCCTCCTGATGATCCTTTAGGACGCCATGGTCCAAGCCTTGAAAATTTCTTAAGGAAAAGGCCAGTTATTCCTGAGCATAAGAAACAACCGTGTCCTTATG GTAAAAAGTGCACCTATGGGCACAAATGTAAATATTACCACCCAGAACGGGCAAACCAGCCTCAAAGGTCAGTAGCGGATGAGCTTCGAATAAGTGCCAAATTATCTGCTGTGAAAACTATGAGTGAGGGAGCCTTGGCCAAATGTGGCACAGGGCCATCCAGCTCCAAAGGAGAAATCAGTTCTGAAGTGAAACGCATTGCCCCAAAACGTCAGTCAGATCCAAGCATTAGATCAGTAGCTGTGGAGCCTGAGGAAAAGTTATCAATAGCCCGGAAGTCTGAGGCCAGCTCTGTCCCGTCTCTGGTTTCTGCATTAAGTGTACCAACGCTCCCTCCACCAAAAAGCCATGCAGCTGGTGCATTAAATACTCGCTCTGCAAGCAGCCCGGTGCCAGGTTCCTCACAGTTCATGCATCAGAAATCCTCACTGGAACATATGTCCAGTGTGCAATATCCTCCTATACTAGTCACCAATAGCCATGGCACCTCAGTTAGCTATACTGACCAGTATCCCAAATATGAATCATTGGGGGACCATGGCTATTATTCCTTACTCAGTGATTTCTCCAACTTGAGCATAAGTAGTATCCGTAACACAGATTATTACGGGGCTGATATGGACCAGGGGATGTATTCTAGAAACTCAAGCCCCTGTCCTGACAATTGCTTAAGCCATACAAGTAATGATTCTTATTCCTCTTACAATGACTTGTATCTGGGTGTAGCAGATGCCAGTTCAGAAGACAATGTGAAGATCCACAGACTGCCATCGCAAAATCGTCTTCAGCCTTTTTCCCATGGTTACCATGAAGCCTTAAATAGAGCTCAGAGTTATGGAAGTGAAGAGCCTAAGCAATCCCTTCGCAAACAGTCAGTTTCCCACTTAGGCCTCCATGCCCAGCATCCAGTTGTTGGAGCACGGTCCAGTTGTCCAGGAGAATACCCTGTGCCTCAAAATGTTCATCCATCCACTGCACAACCAAGCCGTGCCTTGGTCATGACAAGAATGGACAGTATTTCTGACTCACGGCTTTATGAAAGTAACCCCACGAGGCAGAGACGACCACCTCTCTGTCGAGAGCAGCATGCTAGCTGGGATCCATTACCGTGTGCATCAGACTCTTACACTTACCACTCCTATCCATTGAGTAACAACCTCATGCAGCCATGTTACGAACCTGTAATGGTAAGAAGCATGCCTGAGaagatggagcagctctggaggaATCCCTGGATTGGGATATGTGGGGAACCACGGGAACCTCATATCATTCCAGAACATCAGTATCAAACATACAAGAACCTCTGCAATATTTTCCCTCCAAGCATTGTCCTTTCTGTGATGGAAAAGAATCCCCACATGACAGATGCACAACAGTTGGCAGCTATGATTGTTGCCAAATTAAGAACAGGGCGTTAA